One genomic window of Glycine max cultivar Williams 82 chromosome 16, Glycine_max_v4.0, whole genome shotgun sequence includes the following:
- the LOC100808345 gene encoding CASP-like protein 1F2 isoform X2, which produces MAQDILRIIPTLLSAASIAVMVTNNQTVLIFAIRFQAHFYYSPSFKFFVAANGVVVALSLLTLVLNFLMKRQASPRYHFFLFLHDILDVQRQLQ; this is translated from the exons ATGGCTCAAGACATCCTCAGAATCATACCCACTCTCCTCTCTGCAGCTTCAATCGCCGTCATGGTCACCAACAACCAAACCGTTCTCATCTTCGCTATCCGCTTCCAAGCCCACTTTTATTACTCACCCTCCTTCAA GTTTTTTGTTGCAGCAAATGGTGTAGTCGTTGCCTTGTCTTTGCTGACACTGGTACTGAACTTTCTCATGAAACGTCAAGCATCACCAAGATACCATTTCTTCCTATTCTTGCATGACATT CTGGATGTGCAGCGGCAACTGCAATAG
- the LOC100808345 gene encoding CASP-like protein 1F2 isoform X1 produces the protein MAQDILRIIPTLLSAASIAVMVTNNQTVLIFAIRFQAHFYYSPSFKFFVAANGVVVALSLLTLVLNFLMKRQASPRYHFFLFLHDIVMMVLLIAGCAAATAIGYVGQFGEDHVGWQPICDHVRKFCTTNLVSLLLSYFAFISYFGITLLSAYKIVSSSPKN, from the exons ATGGCTCAAGACATCCTCAGAATCATACCCACTCTCCTCTCTGCAGCTTCAATCGCCGTCATGGTCACCAACAACCAAACCGTTCTCATCTTCGCTATCCGCTTCCAAGCCCACTTTTATTACTCACCCTCCTTCAA GTTTTTTGTTGCAGCAAATGGTGTAGTCGTTGCCTTGTCTTTGCTGACACTGGTACTGAACTTTCTCATGAAACGTCAAGCATCACCAAGATACCATTTCTTCCTATTCTTGCATGACATT GTGATGATGGTGTTGTTGATAGCTGGATGTGCAGCGGCAACTGCAATAGGTTACGTGGGGCAGTTTGGAGAGGATCATGTGGGTTGGCAGCCAATATGCGACCATGTGCGCAAGTTCTGCACAACAAACTTGGTTTCCCTTTTGCTCTcttattttgctttcatttccTATTTCGGAATCACTCTTTTATCAGCCTACAAAATCGTCTCTTCTTCTCCCAAGAACTAA